Part of the Niallia alba genome is shown below.
TAATCCGATTCCTGCCATCCTCTCAACAGTAGTCTCTCTGTCTCAAACCTGTCCATCAATAAATCACCACCAGTTTATTGTTAAACTTTCTCTCATCGATGTTATCGTAAAGCTAACCTTTCATAAATATCCTGTAACGTACGGCACCCTAACTGTTGCACCCTTTGTAAATATTGACACCATAAAATGGCTGTTAATTTTGCGTCCCCTAATGCATGGTGACGATCAATTACAGGAATATCACTAAACTCACACCATTCCTCTAATGTTAATATCCGTTGTTTAGGTTCAACAATTTTAAATACAAAGGAAGTATCCACAATCCGATGCTTAAACGGTGTTTTAAAGCTTTTCCAGCAAGCAGATTGCATAAAGCTTTTTTCATGGGAAGAATGGTGTGCAACAAGCGTATCATCTTTTATAAATTCAAAAAATTGTACAAGTACATCTGATAAGGGTGGAGCATCAAGTAAATTTTCTGTTTCAATTCCTGTTAAGCGACTTATTTCTCTTGGTATCTCAACATCAGCATTCA
Proteins encoded:
- a CDS encoding exonuclease domain-containing protein, whose amino-acid sequence is MGVESFLQYMRDLYGKVNSSVLHATSSGSNSQQIAFMRQLQKDLKVEVASRLPLSNLKAVVFDIETTGFLPDKGDQIISIGAVKVEGCEILDEQFYTLVNADVEIPREISRLTGIETENLLDAPPLSDVLVQFFEFIKDDTLVAHHSSHEKSFMQSACWKSFKTPFKHRIVDTSFVFKIVEPKQRILTLEEWCEFSDIPVIDRHHALGDAKLTAILWCQYLQRVQQLGCRTLQDIYERLALR